The Gymnogyps californianus isolate 813 unplaced genomic scaffold, ASM1813914v2 HiC_scaffold_107, whole genome shotgun sequence region GAGCTGTGGGTGGCGTTGAGGTCACGGAGGAGCCGGTCGAGCTCCCCCAGGCCagggggggccggcgggggccggggtGGCCGGGCCTTCTGCACCGTGCTGGGGGATGGGGACACCGGGGGGTGGCACGTCCCCTCCGCGTCCCCAAGGTCCTTGCCGCGCCCCCCTGGccctccatcctcccctccCAAATCCCCCCCCTTGCCCCCCCATGACCCCAATGTCCCCTCCCATATCCCCAGTGTCCCCTGCCATGTCCCCAACGTCCCCCCCCATGTCCCCAAGGTTCCCTCCAGGTCCCCAAGGTCCCCGTACCTGTAGAGCTGCTCGGTGTCCCCCCTGGCGCCTGGGGACCAGCACGTTGGGGGTTAATGGGGACCTGGGATGTTGTCACCCCCAATGTCCCCATCCCCGGGGTCCTCAAGGTCTCCGTGTCCCCAGTGTCCTCCCCGAGTCCCTGTCCTCATCCCTGATGTCCCCACCGTCCCCACCCCAGGGGTCCCCGACCCCACTGTCCCCCATCTCCAACCCCCATGTCCCCAGGATCCTCCAGGTCCCCAAAGCCCCCAAGGCCCCCCAATGGTCCCAAGGTCCCCAAGTCCTCCAAAGCCCCCATGTCCCCAAAGCTCCCCCATGTCCCCAAAGCCCCCCATGTCCCCAAGGTCCCCAGCACCGCCCAGTGTTCCCAGGGCCCTCAGGGCCCCAGTGTCCCCACACCACTCAATGTCCCCAAGGTCCCCAAGAGCCCCAAGGTCTCCAAAGCCTCCAACATCCCCAAAGCCCCCAAGGCCCCCAGTGTCCCCAGGGTCCTCCAATgtcccccaaaccccaccatTATGCCCACGGCCCCCAAGGTCCTGTGTGTCCCCAAAGCCCCCCATGCCCCCAAGGTCCCCAGCATTGCCCGACATCCCCAGCATCGCCCGACGTCCCCAGGGCCCCTCATGGCCCCAGGGTCCCTGAGCTCACCGGGCCGtaggggggtgggggtggccGGGGGGGTCCCCACCAGGGGTGGAGGGTGGGTGGATGGGGGTGCCCCCCCGGCGGGTCCGTCAGCAGCACCGGCCGCCGGGCGAGGTGCGATGTCGTCGTCTCCAGGTCGGCCAATAGGGCGTctgggaggtggggtggggcgagggacccaggcgtccgggggggacccaggcgtccgggcACCCATCCATCCCAGCACCCGTGCCCTCTAGGGGCCCAGGCGTCCGGGCACCCATCCATCCCAGCACCCGTGCCCTCTAGGGGGCCCAGGCATCCAGGCACCCATCCATCCCAGCACCCGTGCCCTCTAGGGGCCCAGGCATCCAGGCACCCATCCATCCCAGCACCCGTGCCCTCTaggggacccaggcgtccgggcACCCATCCATCCCAGCACCCGTGCCCTCTAGGGGGCCCAGGCGTCCGGGCACCCATCCATCCCAGCACCCGTGCCCTCTaggggacccaggcgtccgggcACCCATCCATCCCAGCACCCGTGCCCTCTAGGGGCCCAGGCGTCCGGGCACCCATCCATCCCAGCACCCGTGCCCTCTaggggacccaggcgtccgggcACCCATCCATCCCAGCACCCGTGCCCTCTAGGGGCCCAGGCGTCCGGGCACCCATCCATCCCAGCACCCGTGCCCTCTagggacccaggcgtccgggcACCCATCCATCCCAGCACCCGTGCCCTCTAGGGGGCCCAGGCGTCCGGGCACCCATCCATCCCAGCACCCGTGCCCTCTaggggacccaggcgtccgggcACCCATCCATCCCAGCACCCGTGCCCTCTaggggacccaggcgtccgggcCCTGAACGTCTGTCATCCCTGCCGCCTCCCAGCGCTAGGGATGGCCGgagggacggacggacggacggcaGCAGGGATGGACGGACAGAGGGACGCGCGCGGCTCTTACCCAGGTCGTCCATGGCCGGGACTGGGTGCGGCCCCCCCGTGACGTCGCCCCGCGCGGGCCCCTCAGTGCCCATGTATGGAAGCGGCCGGACGCCTGGGTCCCGGCCAGGGATACGGGGGGGAAGTGGCCGGACGCCTGGGTCCACGGGatacggggcgggggggcggagGCCTGGGTCCATGGGATACAGGGGGGgcccggacgcctgggtccATGGGATacagggcggggggggcggaggCCTGGGTCCATGGGATGCAGGGGGGGCCCGGACGCCCGGGTCCATGGGATGCAGGGGGGgcccggacgcctgggtccATGGGATACAGGGGGGGCCCGGACGCCCGGGTCCATGGGATACAGGGGGGgcccggacgcctgggtccATGGGATacagggcggggggggcggaggCCTGGGTCCATGGGATGCAGGGGGGCGGAGGCCCGGGTCCATGGGATACAGGGGGGGgcccggacgcctgggtccATGGGATACAGGGGGGGCGGAGGCCTGGGTCCATGGGATGCAGGGGGGgcccggacgcctgggtccATGGGATACAGGGCGGGGCAGAGGCCTCGGTTCATGGGATATGGagtggggggggtgggtgggcgCAGAGGCCTGGGTCTATGGGATACGAGGGGGCCCGGATGCCTGCGTCCACAGGATATTGGGGGGGCCCGGATGCCTGAGTCCATGGGATATTGGGGTGGGCCCCAGATGCCTGGGTCCATGGGATATTGGGGTGGGCCCCAGATGCCTGGGTCCATGGGATATTGGGGGGGGCCTGGACGCCTGGGTCCACGGTTACGGGACGAGGAGGGGTGGACGCCTGCATCCCCACCACACCGGAGCAGTTTCACCTCCTTTATTGTGCGTTGCCTTCGCTACAGTCACGACCCCAAAACCCCGTGAAATCAACCCGAAAGCGGGCGCCCCTCCCGTAGTAGCCCTGCCCTGACACTGTGGGGATACCCCATAACCTGGGGGGGGGTCCCCCTGTCACCTGGGGGGGCGCCCTGAAACTGTGCTGTCCTCCCCAAATCTGGGCCTCCTCCCCTCATGCCACCACCCTATGTGCCACCTTGGGGGTCCTCAAGGTCCCCAGGGGggtcccccacctccccagcctcaTTTTCATCATCAAAAAAAGCCTCAACATCTAGGTGAGGTCCCCAGGGTCCTCCAGCAGGTCCCCAAGGTCCTCACAGGGGTTCCCAAGTCCTTATGGGGGGGCTCCCCATCTCCCCAGCCTTGTCTTCATCATCAAAAAGGGCCTCAACATGTAGAGGAGACCCCCAAGGTCCTCGTGGGGCTCCCCCACCTCCCTGGACTCATCTTCATCatcaaaaaaaagtcttaacaTCTAGAGGAGGACCCCAAGGGGATCCCTCAACCTCCATGTCGTCCTCATCTTCATCTAAGGGTTCTCCAAAGTCCCTATGGTCCTTCAGCATGTCTCCAAGATTAATGGGTGTTCTCGAGTCTAAGAGAGGTCCCTTGACCTCCACGTCCTCCTTGTCCTCATCGAAGGGGTCCCCCACACCCATAGAGGGGTCCCCAAGAAGGTCCGCCATGTCCTTAAAGTCCACAAAGTCCTCCCTAAGGTCCCAGTGGACGTCCCTGAAGGTGTCCTCCATCTCCTCAAGGTCCCTAAAGGTGTCTGCAAGATCTCAGAGAGCAATCCTGACCTCTTTGTCCCCCTCATCTCTGTCTAAGGGGTCCTCCTGGGTGTCCACAAGGTCTTAGAAAAGTCCCCTGACCTCCATGTCCTCCTGATTTTCATCTAAGGGGTCCTCAAGACCCATAAAAGGGCCCCCAAGGTCTTAGAGAAGTCCTCTGACCTCCATGTCCACATCATCTTCATCTAAGGGGTCCCTAACATCCACAGGGGTCCCCGAGGGTGTCCCCAAGGTCTTAGAGAGGTCCCTGACCTCCATGTCCTCCTCGTCTTCATCTAAGGGGTCCCCAACGCCCATGCAGTGGTCCCCAAGGTCCTGCTGGGGGTCCCCAAGGTCCTAGAAAGGTCCCTGACCTCCATGTCCTCCTCGTCTTCATCTCAGGGGTCCCCAACACCCATGCAGTGGTCCCCAAGATCCCCAAAGGGCTCCCCAAGGTCCTGCTGGGGGTCCCCAAAGTCTTAGAGAGGCCCCTTGACCTCCATGTCCACCTCATCTTCACCTACGGTGCCCCCAACATCCATAGAGGGGTCCCCAAATGGGTCCGCCACGTTGCCAAGGTCTCCCCGGGTGTCCCCAAGGTCCTCATAAGGGACCCCGAAGTCATCCTCCAGGTCCCTGAGGTCCCCATTGGCATCTccggggagctgcagcaggggGTCGCCCCCGCCCCACGGCTCCCCCATATCAAGGTGGGGCTGGGCCCCCCGGGGTGCCACAGCAGCCATCAAGGCCCGGGCCAGGCGAGGAGGACATCGGGCCAGCCGGGCCACCCGAACCAAGCGGGGGGCCACGTTGTGGGGCGGCCCCCCAAAATGGCCTGGGCGGCCCGAGTGGCCAATGGGGCGCAACCCCACCGCTCGGCCAAGGCCCAGAGGGTACCGGGGGATGCGGTGACGGCGGCGGCCACGACGCCCTCAAAGCCATCCACCAGGTAACGGCGGGCCAAGGCAATGGCAGCACCGGCGGCAGCGGGGGACACAGGGGGACACAGGAGGGGACACTCGTCCCTGGGTCGGCCCCGGCAGCCATGGACaaagtggaggaggaggaggagagggtggCGGGGGGCACAGCCCAAGGCCACCGCTGCCTGGCGGGCCTCGGCGAAGGCCCCCCCCAACATGGCTCCCAAGACAGGGGACCCCTGGCTCAGGGCCGCCCGGGCCACTGGCACCCCGGGGTGGGTGCcgttggggaggaggaggaggtcgTGGGGTGTCTGGGCATAGGGACACGTTGGGGACACAGGGGGATCCGTGGCTGGGGTGGCTGGGGATGCTCGGGGGGCTGGAGATGGTGATGGAGATGGGCTGGAGGAGCTTGGGGACGCTTGGGGACAGGGGTTGGAGGAACCTGGGGAGGCTTGGGGATAGGGAGATGATTGGGGACGTGGGTTGGAGGACCTTGGGGATGTCCGGGAGCATGGGGATGGTGGTGGGGATGGGTTGGAGGAGCTTGGGGACACTTGGGGACAGGGGTTGGAGGAGCTTGGGGATGTCCGGGGGCATGGGGATGGTGGTGATGGGTTGGAGGAGCCTGGGGAGGCCTGGGGACAGGGGTTGGAGGAGCTTGGGGAGGGTTGGAGACAGGGGGATGGTTGGGGAGATGGGTTGGAGGACACCGGGGACACCTGGCGACACGGGAACAGTTGGGGACAGGGGTCAAGGGGGTTTGGGAACACCTGGGAACATGGGGACTCTTGGAGACATGGGTTGGAGGACCTGAGAGACACGTGGGGACACGAGTTGGGGAGGTTTGAGGTCAGCGGAGAAGAGGATAGTAGGGGACATTTCGGGGGTCTTGGGGCCACTTGAGAATGGCGGTTGGGAGGGTTTGGGGACAGCTGGGGACAAGAGGACGCTCGGGGACGTTTAGCAGCCCTCTGGGACACCTGGGGACAGGGGGGCCCCGGGGAAAGTGGGTCTGGAGATacctggggacatggggacacaggGGACAGCAGGGGTGGGGGGTAGAGAGTCACAGGGGACAGGGGACATGGGGACCCTGTGGGTCCCCACGAGTCATCAGCATCCCCAAGTCCGTCCACGTGTCCCCAGGGGTCCCCATGTCCATCGGTGCACCCTGGTGTGTCCCCAACGTCACCGTGTCCATCCGCAGGAGAGGCTGCGTGGCCATCCATGTGTCCCCAGGCGTCCTCAGCGTCCCCAAAGGTGTCTGCGTGTCCCCATGGGTCCTTGAGGTCCTTGTGTCGGTCCAGAGGTCTCTGCAGGTCACCGTTCTCCCCAAGGGCGTCACCACTGTCCCCATGGCTGTCCGCCTGTCCCCACAGGTCCTCGGCATCCCCGTGTCCCCACAGGTCCTTGGTGTCCCCGTCTCCATGCACCTGTGGGTCCCCCGTGTCCCCAAGAGCACCTGTGAGTCCGTGGGCATTCCCAGTCTCCCCCCACAGGTCCCCAGCTGGATGTCCCCAAGGGATCCCTGATGTCCCCAACATCCCCACACATCCGTTCCCATAAGTCCCTAACGATCCCAATGTCCCCAACCGGGTCCTCAGTGTCCTCACAGGTCCTCAACAATCCTCCATGTCCCCAGCGATCCCCAGCGGCCCAGTGTCCCCCTCCCCGTCCTCCATGTCCCTATCTGCACGTCCCCAGCACCCCGTCGCATGTCCCCAGCACCCCACGGGGCCGTACCTGCAGGTCCTTGGCACTGGCGTGTTCCAGTGTGTCCTCGCCGTCCCCTGGCGTGTCCCCGGCATGTCCCCGCAGGAGGGCAATAGCATCGGCAGCGTAGAGGGCGAAGGCCGGGGGGGGTCGTAGGGGGACGCAGGGCCCCGGGCTACCGCCGAGAGCAGCAGGGCCaccgccccccctccccacagcagcccccgCGCCGGAGACGCCGGCCTGCACATGCCAAGGACACGTGTCACGCCAGCGTCATGGCAAAGGGATGCCAAGGGTCATACCAACAACACGGGTCATGCCAACGTGACAATAATGGCTTGGGTCACGCCAATGATGTGGGTCACGCCAACGTGACGCCGCCAACGTGGGTCGTGCCAACGTGACATCAACACCGTGGGTCGCACCAACGTGACACCACCACCACGGGTCCTGGCAATGATGTGGGTTACGGCAGCGTGGCGCCAACGCTGCAGGTGATGCCAACATGACGCCAACGTCATGGATCATGGCAATGCGATGCCAATGCTGTAGGTGATGCCAACATCATGGGCCACGCCAACGCTGCGGGTCACGCCAACGTGACACCAACGCGACGCCAACGCCGTGGGCCACGCCATCATGATGCCAATGTCACACCAACGCGTGGGGGATGCTATAGGGCCTAGGGCCACCCCCCGACCCCAGGGGACATTGGGCTGCACATGCCTGTGACACGTGAATGGCATGCTGATGACATGGGGTGGGGCACGCAGAGGGAACGTATAGGAAATCTATAGGCAGATCTATTGGGGAACTATAGGGCTACAGGTAGGAAATGTCTGAGACCTATGGGGCTGCCCACGAGGCATCCATCGGGGACTAACAGGGTTGCTTACGGGGCAGCTATAGGGAACCTACAGGGCTGCCTGTGGGAGTTCTGCAGGGGGCCCTATAGGTGATCTATAGACTTGGGCACTGGGGATCTATAGAGGATTTACAGGGGCTCTATGGGGCAACCGATAGGAGATCTATAGGAAATTATTGCACTCACTATGAGGCACTTAGGGGCAACCTATAAAATATCTATAGGGTTTGTTATGGGGAATCTATAGGAAATACTTATGAAATTGGCTATAGCGGATCTACAGAGCCACCTATAGAGAATATATAATGGCTGCACTACCTTGGCTAAAGAAATCTATACCGAGCACCTATGTGGGATCTACAGGCTGTTTCTGGGACCCCATATGGATCCTATGGGGCTCTACAGAGGCTCTATAAGCACCGGAAAGAAGTGAACAAGCAGGAATCCGCGAGGGAACCCCCCAGGTGGGTTATGGGGCTGGTTCTGGGGGGGCCACGGAGGGCTGCAGGGACACCGTAGAGTCTATAGGGGACAGGCAGGCTCAGCTGCAGGGGAATGCGTGAGGGACCCCCCAAGTGAGTCACGGGCCAGTTCTGGGGGGAccccgggggctgcagggatgccGTAGCAGGGAACCTACAGGGGCTGTATAGGGTGAGTACCTGGCGAGCAGGGGCAGGGCGGTGGCACAGGCCAGGCGGGCCGGGGGGGCCCCGCAGCGCAGCATGTGGGTCAGCAGCCCCACGCCGAAGGGGGCCGCTGCCGCAGCCCCTAGGTTGCGCAGGAGTCCCTCACCTgtgggggacacggggacatatggggggggggggtgtcaggtCCATAGCACCCAGGACCCCCAACTGCCCCCCAGGAACCCCGGGAGACCTCCAGCAGCCCTCCAGAGACTCCAAGGACCCCTAAAGACCCCCAAGGGACCCCCAAAGCCCCCCAGGGACAACTGGGGACCCCCAAAAGCCACTGGGGACCCCCCTAAAGACCACTCAGAACCACCCAGCACCCCACAATAGCCCCCAAAAGGCCACTCAGGACCCCCGAGAGCCCCCCAGGGACACCCAAAGACCACCCAGGACCTCCAGGGACCCCTGGGGACCCCCAAAGTCCACCAAGGACCACCAGAGACACCCAATAATCCCCCAGGGACTCCTCAGGGACACCCAATAGCCTGCTGGGGACACCTCAGAGACCCCTAAAGGCCACCCAGGTCCTCTGTGGCACTTCCAGCAGCCCCCCAGAGACCCCCAAAGGCCACCCAGGactccccagggacccccagtAGTCCCCCAGGAAACCCTGGGGATCCCCAAAGGCCAACAAGGACCCCCACGGACCCCCACAGGTCCCCCAGGAACCCCTGGTGACGCCCAAAGGCCAGCCATGACTCCCAGGCACCGCAATTAGCCCCCTGAAGCCCCCCGCAAAGGGGCCCTGCCCCCCCAACTCACCCAGCTCCTTGAGGCGTGCCTGGCGGGGGTGTGGGGGGGCGGccggacgcctgggtcccccAGGCCGCGAAAGCTCCTCGGCCTGGGGTGGGGCGAGGCCGAGGACCAGCCAGGAGCGGAGCAGGGAAGGGACGTAAGCCCGGACCAGCGCCCCCAAAAAAGCAGGGTGCCCTGTCAGGCGCTGCAGCACCCGGGCAGcccggggggccggggcagggaccCCCGTCAGGTAGCGGAGGAGCCCCGAAACAACGGGGGCGGTGGCCAGGGCTCGGCTGGGCTCGTCGGCGGCTGCCAGGCGCCCCAAAAGTAGGAGAGCGGGGGCTTCGGGGAGCCAGGGGTCCCCCTCGCCCACCCCTCGGGGCAGGGCCAGGGCCCCCATGgggggcaggcggcggcgggggggcgaggggcagtggggaggggCAGTGGAGGACggggggagggcggcggggaggcagCTTCAGAGAGGAGCCAGGACCTGGGGGGAGAAATGGAGGGGCTGAGCAGTTTGGgcggggggacagggacagcccTGGACCCCCAGGGTGTCACTAACGGACAGCTTGGGCCTCCCCCCGCCACCCCGCACTGGCACTAAGGGCTGGGGacccccccgcagccccgtTCTACTGCCAAGGATGCCGAGGGTGATCCCAGGGCTGCCCCCCGGCCCCACGGTGACAGGGACCCCAAAGGTGACCCCAAGGAGCCCCCCACAAGGTCCCAAACACCGCCAGGGACACCCCAGGGATCCCCCTCAAGGTCTCAACGACCTCAAGGGACCCCCAGGGACACCCCAGGAGGTGCCaaagccctgcagccccccccaaaaacctgcatgtctgtctgtccgtccCCCCACTCACTTGAGTCCCCGCAAGCTcccggcggccgccccggccccgggcgggcCAGGCAGCTCCCGGGGGAGATCGCACGACGCGGCggcttcatcctcctcctcttcgtCTTCCTCCtcgtcctcttcctcctcgtcctcctcctcctcgtcgGCCCGGGCCCGCAGGACGTCGGCGAGCAGCGGGACGAGGCCCCGGGCCTCCAGGGCCGCCAGCGCCTCCTGGTCGTAGGCGAAGGCGGCCAAAGCCAGGAGGACGCGGGGACGCCACGGCCGGGCGCGGGGCTCGGCCAGGAGGCGCAGGAGCAGCCCCAATCCGCCGGCTGCCCGTACCCGTGCCCGGTTGACGGCCTCCCGGCACAGGAGGCAGAGCGCCCGGACGGCTACGGTGGCGCCGGCGACGTTGGGGGATGCCAACGCCCTCCTCACCTCCTCGGTCACCGCCTCCACCGCCCCGGCGGCCCCCAGGGCGGGTcggagcggggcgcgggcgCAGGCGTTGGCAATGGCTCCCAGGGCGGGTTGGCGGTGGTCCCTCTTGGCGTGGGCGGCCAGGGCGGCCAAGGCGGGCAAAGCGGGGGCCACGTCGTCGGCCGAGGGGCCGGGGCTGTCGGTGAGACCCCGCAGGGCTCGGGCAACAGCCGGGCAGGCGGGGTGGGCCGGGGAGAGGGAGGCCAGGCGGGAGGCCAAGGCTCGGACGGCCCCGGCTCGGCCCAGGGCCCGacggggggccggggcggcccccAGGATGCGGAGGGCACGGGCGGCGCTGTGGAGGCACTCGGGGGTGCCGCAGGAGGCGGCCAGGGACACCAGGAGGGGGCCGGCACCTGCGAGGAGGGGCAGAGTTAAGGGGATGTGGAGGGGGGGGAGCCTCGGGGACGTGGGGACTGTTAGGGGACACCCCAAGGATGAGAAAGCCATTAAGGAGGGCATCGGGGACGCCCTTTGGGGACGTACGGGCCTGTTAGGGGACAGGTTGGGGACATCCCGCTGCCCACGGTGATGAGAAATGCGTTGAGGGGCACGATGGGGACACCCTCTGGGGACACGGCACCTGTCAGGGGACACCCCGAGGACATCCCAGCAGCCACAGTCATGAGAAAGCCATTAAGGGACTCGCTGGGGACACGGGGACCCATTAGGGGATGGGTCAGGGACCCCAAGAATACAGAAGGGCCCCCCCCAAGGGACCTTGGGGACACCCGAAGGACCCCTGAGAACACATAGGGGACCTCATGGGCAGCCAAGGCACCCCTAAAAACACGTAAGGAGGCCCCTGGGGACCCACCAAGGGACCCCTGGGGGCCTTGTGGACACCCAAGGCACCCCTGGGAACATGCACGCGTCCGCTGCAGACGTTGGGGACCCCCGAGGACACCCAGGTCCCCCCTCGGGGACCCGGCTCACCAGCGTCGAGGACGTCCCGGGCACCATCGGGCTCCAGCGCCAGGTTGGCAAGGGTGCGGGCCACCCGGTTCTGCACGCTCTCCGGCCCTGGCGAGGACAGCAGGGCCACTGCGGGAACAGAGGGCAGAGGTCACTGCGATGGACAGGGGGACACCCTCAGGGACAGGTCAGGGGGCAGAGGTCACCGCTGTGGACAGGGGGACACCCTCAGGGACAGGTCAGGGGGCAGAGGTCACTGCTGTGGACAGGGGACACCCTCAGGGACAGGTCAGGGGGCAGAGGTCACCGCTGTGGACAGGGGGACACCCTCAGGGACAGGTCAGGGGGCAGAGGTCACCGCTGTGGACAGGGGGACACCCTCAGGGACAGGTCAGGGGTCACCGGGGGGCTGGTTCGGGATTCTCCACTTGCCCTCAATGGGCTTGGACTGAACCATTCCCGGAGGTGTGGGGGGGGTCGGGGCTGACCCGTTCCTAGTaccggggcaggggggaggcaCGTCTGGGCTCCCTCAGTCCCTCGGGGGAGTCTGGGCTGTCCCACTCTCCCTATAGGGGGGTCCAGACCCATTCCCAGTATGAGGGAGGAGTCTGGGTTGTCCCATTCCCTGTATGGGGGGGTCCAGACCCATTCCCAGTATGGGGGCGGGGGTCTGGGCTGTCCCACTCCCTCTATGGGGGAGTCCAGACCCAATCCCAGTATGCTGGGCGCTCTGGGCTGTCCCACTCCCCCTATGGGGGGGTCCAGACCCATTCCCAGTACTAGGGGAGAGTCTGGGCTGTCCCACTCCCCCTATGGGGGGGTCCAGACCCATTCCCAGTACTAGGGGGGAGTCTGGGCTGTCCCACTCCCCCTCTGGGGGGGTCCCTACCCATTCCAGTATGGAGGGATCTCTGGACTGTCCCATTCCCTCTGGGGGGGTCCAGACCCATTGCAGTATGGAGGGATCTCTGGACTGTCCCATTCCCTCTGGGGGGGTCCAGACCCATTGCAGTATGAAGGGATCTCTGGACTGTCCCATTCCCTCTGGGGGGGGTCCAGACCCATTGCAGTATGAAGGGATCTCTGGACTGTCCCATTCCCTCCGGGGGGAGTCCAGACCCATTCCAGTATGGGGGGGTCTCCGGGCTGTCCCACTCCCCCTGTGGAGGGGTCCAGACCCATTCCCAGTAGAGGGGGGCTCTGGGCTCCCCCATTCCCTctggggagcggggggggcCCGTCCCATTCCCTCCCCCGAGGAGCTCCCGGCGCCGGCACTCACCGAGGCGGGGGACGCCGCCGAGGCGCCGGGCCTGACGGCGGCAGCCGGGCTCGGTGCAGCAGTTCCCGAGGACGCTGAGGGCCAGGTCGAGGGTGCGGCGGGGCCGCTCGggccccagcagctccagcagcggccccagcccgccccgctcccggaACCGAGCGGCGCCTCCCGGCCGCCGGGTGTGGCGGGTCCGCAGCGCCAGCAGCGCCCGGGCCAGCCCCGGCTCGGCCGCCGCCCGCACCGCCTCCACGCACCAGCCCAGCGGCTCCGACATGATGgcgatggcggcggcggcggcggcggcgcccggcccgcgcccggcccggcggccggcggggcagaggagagggaaaaggacgGCGGCCGGGAGGGCCGCGCGCCGCGAGGCACGACGGGAAACGGAGTCCGCCCCTGGGCGTGGACGAAGGAGTGGCGTAGGGCAAGGAAGGGGCGGGACTACAGCTCCCAGGGCGCACCGCGGCGCCGAGGGACGGGACGGAGCAGGGCATGACGGGAAATGTAGTCCGGTCGTCCCGCGGTGGAGAGGCGGGGAGCACTGGGTGCACTGGCAACCCCCGCACTGGGAGCATTGTGTGCAGTGGCAACCCCCAcactgggagcactgggtgCACTGGTGACCCCCCCACTGGGAGCATTGTGTG contains the following coding sequences:
- the ARMC5 gene encoding armadillo repeat-containing protein 5; this encodes MSEPLGWCVEAVRAAAEPGLARALLALRTRHTRRPGGAARFRERGGLGPLLELLGPERPRRTLDLALSVLGNCCTEPGCRRQARRLGGVPRLVALLSSPGPESVQNRVARTLANLALEPDGARDVLDAGAGPLLVSLAASCGTPECLHSAARALRILGAAPAPRRALGRAGAVRALASRLASLSPAHPACPAVARALRGLTDSPGPSADDVAPALPALAALAAHAKRDHRQPALGAIANACARAPLRPALGAAGAVEAVTEEVRRALASPNVAGATVAVRALCLLCREAVNRARVRAAGGLGLLLRLLAEPRARPWRPRVLLALAAFAYDQEALAALEARGLVPLLADVLRARADEEEEDEEEEDEEEDEEEEDEAAASCDLPRELPGPPGAGAAAGSLRGLNCLPAALPPSSTAPPHCPSPPRRRLPPMGALALPRGVGEGDPWLPEAPALLLLGRLAAADEPSRALATAPVVSGLLRYLTGVPAPAPRAARVLQRLTGHPAFLGALVRAYVPSLLRSWLVLGLAPPQAEELSRPGGPRRPAAPPHPRQARLKELGEGLLRNLGAAAAAPFGVGLLTHMLRCGAPPARLACATALPLLARPASPARGLLWGGGAVALLLSATPHDLLLLPNGTHPGVPVARAALSQGSPVLGAMLGGAFAEARQAAVALGCAPRHPLLLLLHFVHGCRGRPRDECPLLCPPVSPAAAGAAIALARRYLVDGFEGVVAAAVTASPGHFGGPPHNVAPRLVRVARLARCPPRLARALMAAVAPRGAQPHLDMGEPWGGGDPLLQLPGDANGDLRDLEDDFGVPYEDLGDTRGDLGNVADPFGDPSMDVGGTVGEDEVDMEVKGPL